A window of Candidatus Eisenbacteria bacterium genomic DNA:
TTCAAACGCAACTTGTTGGAGGCGATTTCTCCGTTTTCAACATAACGCTTGAACCCGGGGAGGGAAGATGGGATTCCTCCTTTAGAAAACTTGCGCTTGCCCGAATGATTCAATGACGATGCAATGTCATTGGATTACAAAACCAATTACATTGGAGTGACAATGGAACTGCAAGATTTTAACCCCTGGTGGCGTGACGGAAAGGTCCCTCCCGGCCTGCTTGGAAGGAAAAGGAAGATATTCGGCGAGATCATGAAGTATCTGGACAAGCGGCAGATTGTACTGCTTACGGGATTAAGAAGAGTCGGCAAAACGACTCTTATGTACCAGATTATTAATAACCTTCTTAGAAAAGGGGTAAGTCCGTACAACATTTTGTATTTCTCATTCGACGAGATGAGGTATGACATTGAGAGCATCGTTAAGCAATTCGAGGCAGACATACTCCGTGATGACATCTTGAAAAACAAGGTCTTCATATTCTTTGATGAGATACAGAAGTTGGATGACTGGCCTTCAAAGGTGAAACTCCTTTACGATGCAAACCCGAAAGCGAAGATATTCCTAACGGGCTCAGCCCAGATAAGCATGTGGAGAGGAACAAGAGAGAGTCTGGCAGGGAGATTTTTCGATCTTGTGCTCAAACCTCTGGACTTCGAGGAGTATCTTGATTTCAAAGGGATAGAGATAGATAGAGACAGGGAGAAGGTGTTCGAGAAAGATTTGAAGCGCCATATGAATGGATTTCTGAAAACAGGAGGTTTCATTGAAGCCCTGGACCTGGATGAACATATGCTCAGAAAATATCTCAAGGAAAGTCTGCTTGAGCGTGTCATCTTTGTTGACATACCCCAGACCTTCAAGCTTGATTTGCCGGAACTGCTTATGAAATTGTTTGCCATCACCGCATCTAGACCGGGGTTCTATCTTGATTACAGAAACCTCAGCGATGACCTGAAAGTGGACCAGAGAACGATTGCAAGCTATGTGTCATACCTTGAATACGCGCTGTTCCTGCAGAAACTCTACAACTATTCCCCAAACC
This region includes:
- a CDS encoding ATP-binding protein: MELQDFNPWWRDGKVPPGLLGRKRKIFGEIMKYLDKRQIVLLTGLRRVGKTTLMYQIINNLLRKGVSPYNILYFSFDEMRYDIESIVKQFEADILRDDILKNKVFIFFDEIQKLDDWPSKVKLLYDANPKAKIFLTGSAQISMWRGTRESLAGRFFDLVLKPLDFEEYLDFKGIEIDRDREKVFEKDLKRHMNGFLKTGGFIEALDLDEHMLRKYLKESLLERVIFVDIPQTFKLDLPELLMKLFAITASRPGFYLDYRNLSDDLKVDQRTIASYVSYLEYALFLQKLYNYSPNLLTSEKKVKKLYPSNTAFTLALNPQTDLASILEQFFVNNLEARFFLKTPQKEEIDIIHVHDKHVLPVEIEIKEKIGRGDTKVLFRFLEKNGLQRALLITRDTETKFQDAKLVVEAIPYWKYWSIRKRIG